The following are from one region of the Nicotiana tabacum cultivar K326 chromosome 3, ASM71507v2, whole genome shotgun sequence genome:
- the LOC107779126 gene encoding pyruvate decarboxylase 1 has product MEGNNSVPASSPCGIGTLGRHLARRLVQIGVKDVFSVPGDFNLTLLDHLIAEPELNLIGCCNELNAGYSADGYARAKGVGACVVTFTVGGLSVLNAIAGAYSENLPLICIVGGPNSNDYGTNRILHHTIGVPDFSQELRCFQTVTCTQAVVNNLDDAHELIDTAISTALKESKPAYISISCNLPGVPHPTFAREPVPFFLAPKASNQLGLEAAVEAAAEFLNKSVKPVIVGGPKVRVAKAQHAFVELANACGYPIAVMPSGKGLVPEHHPNFIGTYWGAVSSSFCGEIVESADAYVFVGPIFNDYSSVGYSLLIKKEKLIVVEPNRVTIGNGPSFGWVFMTDFLSALAKKLKKNSTALENYHRIYVPPGVALKREKDEPLRVNILFKHIQEMLSGNTAVIAETGDSWFNCQKLHLPENCGFEFQMQYGSIGWSVGATLGYAQAAKDKRIIACIGDGSFQVTAQDISTMIRCAQKSIIFLINNGGYTIEVEIHDGPYNVIKNWDYTGLVNAIHNGEGKCWTAKVKTEEDLTEAIATATSTHKDSLCFIEVFVHKDDTSKELLEWGSRVSAANSRPPNPQ; this is encoded by the exons ATGGAGGGAAACAATTCAGTTCCAGCGAGCTCACCGTGTGGAATTGGAACACTGGGCCGGCATTTGGCTCGGCGGCTAGTACAAATCGGCGTGAAGGACGTGTTTTCAGTTCCCGGTGACTTCAACTTGACGTTGTTGGATCATCTGATAGCCGAGCCGGAGCTGAATTTGATCGGCTGCTGTAACGAGCTTAATGCTGGGTACTCTGCGGACGGATACGCACGTGCGAAAGGGGTGGGAGCGTGTGTGGTGACGTTCACCGTAGGGGGACTGAGTGTGCTTAATGCTATTGCTGGGGCCTACAGTGAGAATTTGCCTCTCATTTGTATTGTTGGTGGGCCTAATTCCAATGATTATGGGACCAACAGGATTTTGCATCATACTATTGGAGTGCCAGATTTTAGTCAGGAACTTAGATGTTTTCAAACTGTTACTTGCACTCAG GCAGTGGTGAATAACTTGGATGATGCACATGAATTGATTGATACTGCAATTTCAACTGCTTTGAAGGAGAGCAAGCCAGCTTACATTAGCATAAGCTGCAATTTGCCTGGAGTTCCTCACCCTACCTTTGCTAGAGAACCTGTTCCATTCTTTCTTGCTCCAAA GGCCAGCAATCAACTCGGGTTAGAAGCAGCAGTCGAAGCAGCAGCTGAGTTCTTGAACAAGTCTGTAAAACCAGTTATTGTCGGAGGTCCAAAAGTAAGAGTGGCAAAGGCACAGCATGCATTTGTGGAACTTGCTAATGCCTGTGGCTATCCAATAGCCGTAATGCCATCTGGCAAAGGACTTGTGCCAGAGCACCACCCTAATTTCATTGGTACTTACTGGGGAGCAGTGAGCTCTAGTTTCTGTGGGGAGATTGTTGAATCTGCGGATgcttatgtttttgttggccccATCTTCAATGATTACAGCTCTGTTGGATACTCGTTGCTGATTAAAAAGGAGAAGTTGATCGTTGTTGAACCTAATCGTGTGACAATTGGAAATGGCCCCTCCTTCGGTTGGGTTTTCATGACTGATTTCTTGAGTGCATTGGCGAAAAAGCTTAAGAAGAATAGCACTGCTTTGGAGAATTATCATCGAATTTATGTCCCTCCAGGTGTTGCCTTAAAACGCGAGAAGGATGAACCGCTTCGAGTCAATATACTCTTCAAGCACATTCAG GAAATGCTTAGTGGCAACACTGCGGTGATTGCAGAAACAGGggattcatggtttaattgtcaGAAGCTGCATCTTCCTGAAAACTGTGG GTTTGAATTCCAGATGCAATATGGATCCATTGGATGGTCAGTAGGTGCCACTCTTGGCTATGCTCAAGCTGCTAAAGACAAACGTATCATTGCGTGCATCGGTGATGGAAGCTTCCAG GTTACTGCTCAAGATATATCAACAATGATAAGATGTGCACAAAAGAGCATTATATTTCTCATCAACAATGGCGGTTATACCATTGAAGTAGAGATTCATGATGGCCCATATAACGTGATCAAGAATTGGGACTACACTGGTCTTGTGAATGCTATCCACAATGGTGAAGGCAAGTGTTGGACTGCAAAG GTAAAGACGGAAGAGGACCTGACCGAGGCAATAGCAACAGCAACAAGCACACACAAAGACTCCTTGTGTTTCATAGAAGTCTTTGTGCACAAGGATGATACTAGCAAAGAGCTTCTGGAATGGGGATCACGTGTTTCTGCAGCAAATAGTCGTCCTCCTAATCCTCAGTAG